The sequence GCTTTATTATCTGCTTCGGCTGCTGCGATAGACGGTTGGACTTTTTCAGCTTCTTCTGTAACTGTCACACCTTCTGCAACTGCAGCTGCTTTTGCTTTTTCAAGTTCTGGTGATTCTACATATGTTGTCGTAACTGTTTTATTTCCTTCTGTCACAGTTGTAGACGTCAACTTAGAGCTTGCTACTGTATCTGTAGCGGTTACTTCAGTAGCCGGTCCCGTCTCCTCGTCAGCTTTTACTTCTGCTCCGTAAGTGTTTACAGTAGCCAATCCAGCAACGGCCAATGAAACAACACCGACTGATAATTTACGAATTGAAAATTTTTCTTGCTTCGAACACTGTTCACGATAGCTTTTCATTTTCAATATTCTCCTTTTTAGTCAAAAAATCTCACGGCAGGTGCAAAAAAATGCTACTACCAGTTAATTACATTGTATCACAATCAACTATTTTAAAAGATGTGTTAATATAATTTTTTATTTTACTCTAAATATATAGCGCTTTTATTTGCTAACATTTCCAATTTTTTCGTTGAAAATAAATGCACTATGTATTGAAAAAATAATGGATTTTCAAGGCATTTCCTCTGTTTTTTATTTTTAAAACTTTCACCACTAAACAAAGATAGGTACAATAAATGTTTATATTCCATCGGTAAAGAACAAACTCCAGAAACTTAAATTATGTAACTTTTTCCCTTATGTATTTTGCAGATTCAAAAAAAAAGACATCGTTAAAATTCCCATTTGATAGCCATTAGGTTTCATTTTTTATCTTTTTCCTTCAAACAAGAAAACCATTCTCAATTATGAGGAGCTTCTCAGTTTATTTGAAAAAAATGTCGTATCTCTATCTTCATCCTGTTGCACATCCCTAAAAGTTCACCAGTGGCCTCTCTCAAAGCTACAAAAAAGACCAAGATCTGAAGGACCTTGGTCTAACAACTAGTGATTAGTTTAAGTGCCAGATGTCTTCGTTGTACTGAGCGATCGTACGGTCAGATGAGAAGAATCCTGCTTTCGCAATGTTAACGATGACTTGATCCAACCATGCATCACGATCTTCGTAGTCAGCCAACATGCGTTCTTTAGTTACAATATAGTCTTCCAAATCAAGAAGAGTCATGAACCAGTCTTTGTTGATCAATTCATCGTGAAGACGAGTCAAGCGTTCTTTGTTCCCAACTGCAAGAACGGCATCGCTGACGATGAAGTCTACCAATGGTTTGATGGCTTCACGTTCATAGAAGTCTGCTGATTTGTATGCTGATTTGGCATAAAGATCGATAACAGTTTCTGAATCTTCACCGAAGATGTAGATGTTGTCACGTCCAACCAATTCAGCGATTTCCACGTTGGCTCCATCCATAGTACCAAGTGTCAATGCACCATTCAACATGAATTTCATGTTACCAGTACCTGAAGCTTCTTTCGAAGCAAGAGAGATTTGCTCAGAAATATCGCTAGCTGGGATCAAGTAGCTTGCAGCAGTTACGTTGTAGTTTTCTACCATAACAACTTGCAAGTGTGGAGCTACTGCTGGATCGTTTGCAATCACTTCAGACAAGCAAAGGATCAAGTGGATGATATCTTGTGCAATGGTGTAGGCAGGAGCTGCTTTACCACCAAAGAGAACAGTGATTGGGCGAGCAGGGATATTTCCAGCTTTGATGTCCAAGTATTTGTGGATCACATACAAAGCGTTCATTTGTTGACGTTTGTATTCGTGAAGACGTTTGATTTGGGTATCAAAGATAGAATTTGGATTGATTTCCACACCTTGATGGTCTTTCAAGAAACGAGCCAATTTCCGTTTGTTGTGAGACTTGATGTTTTCCAATTTTGCTTTGACTGCATCTTTATCTTCATAAGAAAGAAGGTCTTCCAATTTAGATGCGTCATGGTGCCAGTCACGTTCGAGGATATCATCCAAGTAGTGTGACAAGGTTGGGTTAGCGTGCATGAGCCAACGACGGAAAGTGATACCATTTGTTTTGTTGTTGAATTTTTCAGGGTAAATGTCGTAGAAGGCTTTCAACTCAGAATTCTTCAAGATTTCTGTGTGAAGTGCTGCTACCCCGTTTACGCTAAATCCATAGTGGATATCCATGTGTGCCATGTGTACGCGATCATTCTCATCGATGATTTGAACAGCTGGATCTTTGTATTCAGCGCGAACACGGCGGTCCAATTCTTCAATGATCGGAACCAAGTGAGGAACCACTTCTTGCAAGAAATCAAGAGGCCATTTTTCAAGGGCTTCCGCAAGGATTGTGTGGTTAGTGTAGGCCGTCATGCTACGAACGATAGAGATGGCTTCATCCATTCCAATACCACGTTCTGTCAAAAGACGGATCAATTCAGGGATGACCATTGATGGGTGAGTATCGTTGATTTGGACAACAGCATAGTCAGCAAGGTCATGCAAGTTGCTTCCTTTTTCGATGGCTTCGTCGATGATCAATTGTGCACCATTTGATACCATGAAGTATTGTTGGAAGATACGGAGCAATTCCCCTTGACGGTTACTATCATCTGGGTACAAGAAGAGGGTCAAGTTGCGAGCGATATCTGTCTTGTCAAAGTTAATACCATCTTCAATAATAGATGAATCAACTGAATCCAAGTCGAACAAACGCAAACGGTTCTTGGTATCAATCTTGTAACCAGGGACATCGATATCATAAAGGGTAGAAGTCAATGTGAAGTGTGCAAATGGCACTTTGTAGCTACGGCTTGAACGAACGAGCCAGCTTTGGTCAGTTAACCATGCGTTTGGAATGGTTTCTTGTTGGTTGTTTTTTAATACTTGTTGGAACAAACCAAAGTGGTAGTTCAAACCAACCCCATCCCCTGTCAAACCAAGGCTTGAGATAGAGTCGATAAAGCAGGCTGCCAAGCGTCCCAAACCACCGTTACCAAGTGATGGTTCCAATTCCACTTCTTCGACTTCGATCAAGTCTTTACCAGCATCTGACAATTCTTTTTTAACATCGTCGTAAAGACCCAAGTTGATCAAGTTATTAGACAAGAGTTTACCGATCAAGAACTCAGCTGAGATATAGTAAACTTTTTTCTTACCAGTATTTAATTTCTTTTGGGCACTTGCTTGCTTGGTGTAATTAAGCAAAGCAAGGTACAATTCTTCATTTGAACATTCTGCAATTGTTTTTTGATGATGGTCAATCACATATTTTTGTAATGATTCCATGTTGAGTGTCTCCTTTGTTTCAACAATTTTTTAATAGGGGGAAAGATTATTTTTCTGCTTTTTTAAAGTCTTTGTTTTCACGACGATAGATCGTTGTGAAATCAAGCAATTCTTGCTCAACAGCTGGAGTTAATTGATCCGCTGTCATTCGCCATGACCAGTTACCACCGAGAGTAGATGGGAAGTTCATCCGAGCTGAGCCATCTAACTCAAGCAAGTCTTGCATCGTAGCAATCGCCATGAAGCTGACGGAAGCAAAGACTGTGCGAAGCATAGCATGTGGGACAGATTCGTACTCTTTCCGGTTGGTATAACGAGCAAGGTACTCACGAGTTGGATCGTCGATTTCATTTCGGTACCATCCAAGAACTGTGTTGTTATCATGTGTTCCAGTGTACATCACAGAGTTGTTTGGTGCCAAGTGAGGGCTATCGATACTTTCATCGTCAGGATTGAAGGCAAATTGAAGAATCTTCATTCCTGGGAAGCCAGTACGTTCGCGAAGCTCGATGACTTCGTCTGTCATGAAGCCAAGGTCCTCAGCGATGATGTTCAAATCACCGAGCTCTTCCTTCACGGCTGCAAAGAGTTTGTAGCCAGGACCTTTGACCCATTTACCAGGTGCGGCAGTTTCAGAACCAGCTGGGATTTCCCAGTATGATTCGAAACCACGGAAGTGGTCGATCCGAACGATGTCATAGATCTTGAAGCTTTCACGCAAGCGTTCAATCCACCATTGGTAGCCATCTTTGTCCATTGCTTCCCAGTCATAGATTGGGTTCCCCCAAAGTTGACCAGTTGCTGAGAACTCATCTGGCGGGCATCCTGCAATGCAAGTTGCTTTTCCGTTTTCATCTGTTTTGAAGAGATGAGGATTAGCCCACATGTCGCTTGAATCTTCTGCTACATAGATTGGCATATCTCCCACAATTTCAATGTGGTGGTCGTTAGCATAAGCTTTCAAGGCCAACCATTGTTGGAAGAAGAAGAATTGAGTCACACGATGGTAAGTCAATTTATCAGCCAATTCTTCACGGTATTTAGCCAAAGCTTTTGGCTCACGCGCACGAATAGCTGCATCTGGCCACTCTGTCCAAGCTTTCAAATCAAAGTGTTCTTTAATAGCCATGTATTCTGCGAAGAGCTCCAACCAAGAAGCATTGGCTTCACAAAATTCTTGGAATTCTTTTTGATCACTTGATTTTAAGAAATTCGCAACTGCTTTTTCAAGCAAGGGACGACGTTGTTCGAAAACCTTTGCATAATCCACTTGAGTAGGATCTTGACCAAAGTCCACTCCTTTAAGGTCTGCTTCTGTTAACAAACCTTGCTCGATCAAAAGATCGAAATCAATAAAATGAGTGTTCCCAGCAAAAGCTGAGAAAGATTGGTATGGAGAATCTCCATAACTAGTTGTACCAAGCGGCAAGATTTGCCAGTAACGTTGCTTGGTTCGAACGAGGAAATCAACAAAATCATATGCTGATTGTCCGAATGATCCGATTCCGTATTGTCCAGGAAGGGAAGAAATGTGCATCAAAACACCACTTTGACGTTTTTTCATGGGTTACCACCTCTTTTTATTTCTTTGAAGCCTGCGATTCGGTGCACGGTATGGGTATCGTTGCAGAGTCGTATCCAGCTCTCAAGCGGCTCTACTCTTTGTTAAAAATCGAACAGGCGCAACTCAGTTTACGCAATTTTTGCGAAAACGTTTGCGTACCATGCCATTATAAACTTTTTCCATATTTTCTGCAAGGGGTTTCTTAAAAACTTTTTAACTTTTTTTCAGAGTGCCCTCATCCCTAGTGTATTCTTTCCTTTGGCTAATGTCAACAAAATAATCTATTTTATAGAAGAAAGTTCGGAATTAAAATATTTTTAAAAAATTTTTTCAAAAGCACTTGCAAACGTTTTCGTCTTGTGATATACTTAAGTCGTTTTAGGAAAACATTTGTCTAAAACGCTTTCTAATTATTATCTTTTTTTTATTCTTTAGGAGGAATAAATCATGAAACGTACAATTTTACGTAGTGCTGCTGTACTTGGTACAGTTGGTTTTGCCGGCTTCTTACTTGCTGCTTGTAGCAATAGCTCATCAGGTTCTTCTGAGGCAAGTAAAGAAATCAACGTCTATGTAGACAAAGGCTACAAATCTTATGTTGAAGAAGCTGCAAAAGCTTTTGAAAAAGAAAATGGCGTAAAAGTTAAAATCAAAACTGGTGATGCTCTTGGTGGATTGGATAACCTTTCCCTTGATAACCAATCTAAAAAAGCTCCAGACGTTATGATGGCACCATACGACCGTGTAGGTGGTCTTGGTAACGATGGTCAATTAGCTGAAGTGACATTAAACAAAGATAGCCATACAGATAAAACAACTGAAGCTCTTGTAACAAACGGTGGTAAAGTTTACGGTGCACCTGCCGTGATCGAAACTTTGGTTCTCTACTATAATAAAGACCTTGTAAGCGAAGCTCCAAAAACATTTGGTGACCTTGAAAATCTTGCAAAAGATAGCAAGTACGACTTCGCTAGCGAACCTGGTAAAACAACTGCCTTCTTAGCTGACTGGACAAACTTCTACTACACTTACGGTTTACTTTCAGGTAACGGCGGTTATGTATTTGGTAAAGACGGTACAGATCCTAAAGATATTGGATTGAACAACCAAGGTTCTGTCGATAGTATCGAATATGCAAAAACTTGGTATGCTAAATGGCCAAAAGGTATGCAAGATAGAAAAGGTGCTCCTAACTTCATCCAAACACAATTCCAAGAAGGAAAAACAGCTGCTATCATCGATGGTCCTTGGAAAGCTGCTTCATTGAAAGAAGCTAAAGTAAACTACGGTGTCGCAACAATTCCAACCCTTCCAAACGGAAAAGCATACTCTGCCTTTGGTGGTGGTAAAGCTTGGGTTATCCCTTCAGGTGCGAAAAACCTTGACGGCGCTCAAAAATTCATTGACTACTTGACAAGCACTGATCAACAAAAAGCTTTGTTTGACAAGACCAATGAAGTTCCTGCTAACACAGAAGCTCGTAAATATGCGGTTAGCAAAAACGATGAATTGACAACTGCCGTTGTTGATCAATTCAAGAACGCTCAACCAATGCCAAATATCTCAGAAATGAGTGCTGTTTGGGATCCAGCTGCTACTATGCTTTTCGATGCTGTAAGTGGTAAAAAATCTGCAAAAGCATCTGCTGACGATGCAGTGAAATTGATTAAAGAAACCATCGAACAAAAATTCGGTAGCAAATAAGACAGTTTTTAGGTGTGAGTAAGAGGTTGGAGACAAAGTCCCAACCTCTTATGTTCAATTTTCAAGCACAACTTACTGTCTGACTTGTCTTCTTGCTCTCTAGCAAGGACATTATAAGGAGATTTGAATGACTACAGAACAAAACCCAAAAAAGGCTATGTGCCTCTCTTTGATCCCGGGTCTTGGGCAAATTTATAACAAACAAAAAGCTAAAGGCTATATTTTTCTTGCAGTGACTGCTCTCTTTCTCGTTTACTTCATTGGAATTGGAGCTGGAGAATTATCGAAGTTAGTCACACTTGGAACCGTTCGTGGACAAGATAATTCCCTCTTTATCTTGATTCGTGGGGCCTTCCACTTGATCATCACTGTTGTTTACTTCCTATTTTACGCCTTAAATATTAAGGATGCTGGAACAGTTGCTAAACGCATCAACAATGGGATTACCGTTCCAAAAACCTTGAAAGATATGGTTCATGCGATCTATGAAAATGGGTTCCCTTATCTTTTGATTATCCCTTCTTATATCGCTATGACCTTTGCGATTATCTTCCCAGTTTTGGTTACCTTGATGATCGCCTTTACCAACTATGACTTCAAACATACCGCACCAACAACCTTGTTGGATTGGATCGGGTTCCAAAACTTCACTAACATGTGGACCTTGAGTACCTTCCGTTCAGCCTTTACATCTGTTCTTGGCTGGACCTTGATTTGGGCTCTCGCAGCATCAACTCTTCAAATTGTACTCGGTATTTTGACAGCCATTGTGGCAAACCAACCATTCGTAAAAGGAAAACGAATCTTTGGGGTTATCTTCTTGCTTCCTTGGGCTGTTCCAGCCTTCATCACTATCCTTACATTCTCAAATATGTTTAACGATAGTGTCGGTGCCATCAACGCCCAAGTTATCCCATTGTTTGCAAAGATCTTCCCATTCTTAGATGGTGTCTTGATTCCTTGGAAGACAGATCCTACTTGGACAAAAATCGCTTTGATTATGATGCAAGGTTGGCTTGGCTTCCCTTATATCTACGTCTTGACTTTGGGGATTCTTCAATCGATTCCAAACGATCTTTACGAAGCTGCTTATATTGATGGTGCCAATGGTTGGCAAAAATTCCGCAACATCACTTTCCCAATGATTATGGCTGTTGCAGCACCAACCTTGATCAGTCAATACACCTTCAACTTTAACAACTTCTCCATCATTTACTTGTTTAACGATGGGGGACCCGGTTCTGTCGGAGGAAATGCTGGATCTACAGATATCTTGATTTCTTGGATCTATAAGTTGACAACTAATACTTCTCCTCAATATTCAATGGCCGCAGCGGTAACCTTGATTATCTCTGTGATCGTGATCTCAATCTCAATGATTGCCTTCAAGAAACTACATGCATTTGATATGGAGGATGTATAAAATGAAAAATTCAGTTCAATTTAAACGCCGCCTCAATCATTTCTTGACTTACCTGTACATGGTGGTTCTTTCAATCATCATTATCTACCCGCTGTTGATTACGATCTTATCAGCCTTCAAGTCAGGGAACGTCAGTGCCTTTACACTTGATTTTAGTGGCAATCTTAGTTTTGATAACTTCTCAAAACTTTTCTCTGAAACTCCTTATGGCACTTGGTATATGAATACCTTGATCATCGCGATTATTACGATGGTGGTACAAACCAGCATTGTCACCTTCGCAGGTTATGCCTATAGTCGTTACAACTTCTTAGCGCGTAAGCAAAGTTTGGTCTTCTTCTTGATCATCCAAATGGTCCCAACTATGGCAGCCCTCACAGCCTTCTTCGTTATGGCTTTGATGCTGAATGCCTTGAACCAACCTTGGTTCTTGATCTTCCTTTATGTTGGTGGTGGTATTCCAATGAATGCTTGGTTGATGAAGGGTTACTTCGATACCGTTCCAATCTCACTTGATGAATCTGCTAAATTGGATGGTGCAGGACACTTCCGTCGCTTCTGGCAAATTGTCCTTCCACTTGTTCGTCCAATGATTGCCGTTCAAGCACTTTGGGCTTTCATGGGTCCTTTCGGAGACTATATCTTGTCTAAATTCTTGCTTCGTGATGAAGTGAACTATACTGTAGCCGTTGGTCTTCAAACCTTTATCAGTGACCAAAAAGATCAAAAAATCGCCTTCTTTGCAGCCGGTGCTATTTTGATCGCGGTTCCAATCTGTATCCTATTCTTCTTCCTACAAAAGAACTTTGTTTCAGGCTTGACAGCTGGTGGGGATAAAGGATAAAATAGAACCTTATTTCAAACACATTTTATTTTTAAGTTAAGGGTAGTATGGTGGATGCTTTACTACCCTTCGTTAAGAATAAAATCAATCAAAGAGATTCCTCTTTGCATCTCTGATTCTCTTATGTTTAGAAAGGTCATCTCATGCCCTATCCTTTTAATTATTTCGCAAGTATCTTCAATTTCCGCTCTTCTTTTGCAAACCGCAAAAAGCTGAGTTGGTTCCAAATGATTTTTACTTCTTTCTTTCTGATTTCTGTCACACTATTACCAGTGGCTCTTCAAAACGCTCAACTCAAAACCTATCCCTTAACAACCTTTGTCAGCGATGTGTTTGATCCCTTATCAAATGACGTCATGAAAGATATCCAAGAACACGTCGTGATCAAAGACCAAGAGCTCACCTATACAGGAACTAGCCCTGTACACAAGACTTCAAAAGGACAGGTTGTCTTGGGCCAAGAAGCAAAGGCGAGTGAAGGCAAGGAGTTAACCCTCCATTTTGGTCGAAAACAGTTGATCATCTCAAAAGAAAATAAAGAACTCGCTACCGTCTCATACCAGGCTATCAATCAAGAGAGCCTCCGGGATAAAAAAAGCTTCACTCAAGCTATCTCTAGCGATTGGTTCCGTGAAAATCGACTCCCTGTCAGTCTCTTTCTCGTGATTTTCTCTGGCTTCTTATCGACAGTCAATTATTTGATTCTCATCGTAGGGGCATCTTTCTTCCTCTACTTGACACGAAAATCTCGACTCTTTTCACTACAAACTTTCAAGGAATGTTTCAATTGTATTCTGAATTGCTTGGGACTCCCTATTTTACTGAGTGTCTTCATCAGTTTACTATTCCATCAAGTATTTACTACGACGATCATGATCCAAAATGTCTTATTTGTACTCTATCTTGCTATGGTATTTTATAAGACCCACTTCCGTGATCCAGACTATCACCGCTAGGAGGTTTTCTCATGCGTGTTACCATCAAAGATGTGGCGAAACTCGCTGGCGTCGCGCCTTCAACTGTCACGCGCGTCATCCAAAACAAATCCACGATTAGTGATGAAACAAAAAAACGTGTCCGTGAGGCCATGGTCGAATTGGACTACCATCCCAATCTTAATGCTCGCAGCCTTGTCAGCCAATCTAGTCAAGTCATTGCTTTGGTCCTACCAATCGACAGTGACGTCTTCTACCAGAATCCTTTCTTCCCAACTGTTTTAAGAGGGATTACCCAGATCGCGTCAGACAATG comes from Streptococcus parasanguinis ATCC 15912 and encodes:
- a CDS encoding sugar ABC transporter permease translates to MKNSVQFKRRLNHFLTYLYMVVLSIIIIYPLLITILSAFKSGNVSAFTLDFSGNLSFDNFSKLFSETPYGTWYMNTLIIAIITMVVQTSIVTFAGYAYSRYNFLARKQSLVFFLIIQMVPTMAALTAFFVMALMLNALNQPWFLIFLYVGGGIPMNAWLMKGYFDTVPISLDESAKLDGAGHFRRFWQIVLPLVRPMIAVQALWAFMGPFGDYILSKFLLRDEVNYTVAVGLQTFISDQKDQKIAFFAAGAILIAVPICILFFFLQKNFVSGLTAGGDKG
- a CDS encoding extracellular solute-binding protein; the encoded protein is MKRTILRSAAVLGTVGFAGFLLAACSNSSSGSSEASKEINVYVDKGYKSYVEEAAKAFEKENGVKVKIKTGDALGGLDNLSLDNQSKKAPDVMMAPYDRVGGLGNDGQLAEVTLNKDSHTDKTTEALVTNGGKVYGAPAVIETLVLYYNKDLVSEAPKTFGDLENLAKDSKYDFASEPGKTTAFLADWTNFYYTYGLLSGNGGYVFGKDGTDPKDIGLNNQGSVDSIEYAKTWYAKWPKGMQDRKGAPNFIQTQFQEGKTAAIIDGPWKAASLKEAKVNYGVATIPTLPNGKAYSAFGGGKAWVIPSGAKNLDGAQKFIDYLTSTDQQKALFDKTNEVPANTEARKYAVSKNDELTTAVVDQFKNAQPMPNISEMSAVWDPAATMLFDAVSGKKSAKASADDAVKLIKETIEQKFGSK
- a CDS encoding DUF1189 family protein — encoded protein: MPYPFNYFASIFNFRSSFANRKKLSWFQMIFTSFFLISVTLLPVALQNAQLKTYPLTTFVSDVFDPLSNDVMKDIQEHVVIKDQELTYTGTSPVHKTSKGQVVLGQEAKASEGKELTLHFGRKQLIISKENKELATVSYQAINQESLRDKKSFTQAISSDWFRENRLPVSLFLVIFSGFLSTVNYLILIVGASFFLYLTRKSRLFSLQTFKECFNCILNCLGLPILLSVFISLLFHQVFTTTIMIQNVLFVLYLAMVFYKTHFRDPDYHR
- a CDS encoding sugar ABC transporter permease, with product MTTEQNPKKAMCLSLIPGLGQIYNKQKAKGYIFLAVTALFLVYFIGIGAGELSKLVTLGTVRGQDNSLFILIRGAFHLIITVVYFLFYALNIKDAGTVAKRINNGITVPKTLKDMVHAIYENGFPYLLIIPSYIAMTFAIIFPVLVTLMIAFTNYDFKHTAPTTLLDWIGFQNFTNMWTLSTFRSAFTSVLGWTLIWALAASTLQIVLGILTAIVANQPFVKGKRIFGVIFLLPWAVPAFITILTFSNMFNDSVGAINAQVIPLFAKIFPFLDGVLIPWKTDPTWTKIALIMMQGWLGFPYIYVLTLGILQSIPNDLYEAAYIDGANGWQKFRNITFPMIMAVAAPTLISQYTFNFNNFSIIYLFNDGGPGSVGGNAGSTDILISWIYKLTTNTSPQYSMAAAVTLIISVIVISISMIAFKKLHAFDMEDV
- the glgP gene encoding glycogen/starch/alpha-glucan family phosphorylase codes for the protein MESLQKYVIDHHQKTIAECSNEELYLALLNYTKQASAQKKLNTGKKKVYYISAEFLIGKLLSNNLINLGLYDDVKKELSDAGKDLIEVEEVELEPSLGNGGLGRLAACFIDSISSLGLTGDGVGLNYHFGLFQQVLKNNQQETIPNAWLTDQSWLVRSSRSYKVPFAHFTLTSTLYDIDVPGYKIDTKNRLRLFDLDSVDSSIIEDGINFDKTDIARNLTLFLYPDDSNRQGELLRIFQQYFMVSNGAQLIIDEAIEKGSNLHDLADYAVVQINDTHPSMVIPELIRLLTERGIGMDEAISIVRSMTAYTNHTILAEALEKWPLDFLQEVVPHLVPIIEELDRRVRAEYKDPAVQIIDENDRVHMAHMDIHYGFSVNGVAALHTEILKNSELKAFYDIYPEKFNNKTNGITFRRWLMHANPTLSHYLDDILERDWHHDASKLEDLLSYEDKDAVKAKLENIKSHNKRKLARFLKDHQGVEINPNSIFDTQIKRLHEYKRQQMNALYVIHKYLDIKAGNIPARPITVLFGGKAAPAYTIAQDIIHLILCLSEVIANDPAVAPHLQVVMVENYNVTAASYLIPASDISEQISLASKEASGTGNMKFMLNGALTLGTMDGANVEIAELVGRDNIYIFGEDSETVIDLYAKSAYKSADFYEREAIKPLVDFIVSDAVLAVGNKERLTRLHDELINKDWFMTLLDLEDYIVTKERMLADYEDRDAWLDQVIVNIAKAGFFSSDRTIAQYNEDIWHLN
- the malQ gene encoding 4-alpha-glucanotransferase, yielding MKKRQSGVLMHISSLPGQYGIGSFGQSAYDFVDFLVRTKQRYWQILPLGTTSYGDSPYQSFSAFAGNTHFIDFDLLIEQGLLTEADLKGVDFGQDPTQVDYAKVFEQRRPLLEKAVANFLKSSDQKEFQEFCEANASWLELFAEYMAIKEHFDLKAWTEWPDAAIRAREPKALAKYREELADKLTYHRVTQFFFFQQWLALKAYANDHHIEIVGDMPIYVAEDSSDMWANPHLFKTDENGKATCIAGCPPDEFSATGQLWGNPIYDWEAMDKDGYQWWIERLRESFKIYDIVRIDHFRGFESYWEIPAGSETAAPGKWVKGPGYKLFAAVKEELGDLNIIAEDLGFMTDEVIELRERTGFPGMKILQFAFNPDDESIDSPHLAPNNSVMYTGTHDNNTVLGWYRNEIDDPTREYLARYTNRKEYESVPHAMLRTVFASVSFMAIATMQDLLELDGSARMNFPSTLGGNWSWRMTADQLTPAVEQELLDFTTIYRRENKDFKKAEK